The Gouania willdenowi chromosome 20, fGouWil2.1, whole genome shotgun sequence genome window below encodes:
- the LOC114454069 gene encoding leucine-rich repeat-containing protein 19-like, translating into MMEKHLLNFLFLSVLLLELEPVIGNTTDTGEQNQPMVINQTNDLLRSIPFNTNNSMVTKLVLNGNQITLTGLDKRVLSSYPTLEELHLDQNLVSEVPEKFFTMVKKLRLLSLSRNNISRLHPQAFYGLEHLTMLDLSHNKLTCLPAELNETFNDLQMLNLRGNPWNCSCASLQRFEGLKLLCESPLDVQLTPPPSVALIHISDPPGLNLSTSEDQTPERSSKTWRFTASVAVLALVTCLIIVFAIKGPSWYKLFHDYRHQRLHGDEEPTVRPTTQTFRFNDQRQEREEEEEEGYYEDPYIQSLG; encoded by the exons ATGATGGAGAAGCATTTGCTGAACTTCCTGTTCCTGTCTGTACTTCTACTGGAACTGGAACCAGTGATTGGAAACACTACTGACACTGGGGAGCAGAACCAACCA ATGGTGATAAACCAAACCAATGACCTTCTACGGTCCATCCCCTTCAACACCAACAACTCCATGGTTACCAAACTGGTTCTTAATGGGAACCAGATCACTTTGACTGGTTTGGACAAACGTGTACTCTCCAGCTATCCCACACTGGAAGAACTCCACTTGGATCAGAACCTGGTGAGTGAAGTACCAGAAAAGTTCTTCACCATGGTCAAAAAGCTCAGACTGTTGTCTCTGTCCAGGAACAACATCAGCAG GCTCCACCCACAGGCATTTTATGGTCTGGAGCATCTGACCATGTTGGATCTGTCCCATAACAAACTAACCTGTCTACCTGCAGAGCTGAATGAGACATTCAATGACCTACAG ATGTTGAACCTCAGAGGAAACCCCTGGAACTGCTCCTGTGCTTCACTGCAGAGGTTTG AGGGACTGAAGCTTCTCTGTGAGTCTCCACTGGATGTTCAACTAACCCCACCGCCATCAGTGGCTCTAATCCACATCTCAGATCCTCCAGGACTGAACCTGAGCACCAGTGAAG ATCAGACGCCTGAACGCAGCAGTAAGACGTGGAGGTTCACAGCCAGCGTGGCGGTCCTGGCTCTGGTCACGTGTTTGATTATCGTATTTGCCATCAAAGGACCTTCGTGGTACAAACTTTTCCACGACTACAGACATCAACGTCTCCATGGAGACGAGGAGCCCACGGTGCGACCTACGACCCAGACGTTCAGGTTCAATGACCAGAGacaagagagagaggaggaggaggaggaaggttaCTATGAAGATCCTTACATTCAAAGCCTGGGGTGA